The Streptomyces laurentii region CGGTTCGGAGGCGCTGGCGCCGTTCGTGGAGCCGTACCTGGACGAGACCGCGAGCCACATCGTGGACGCCGTCACGACCGCCGCCGACGGTCTCGCGGCGACCCCGCTCCAGGTCGCGCTGGCCTGGGTCCGCGACCGGCCCGGGGTGACCGCGCCGATCGTCGGCGCGCGCACCGCGCGGCAGCTGACGGCGGCGCTGTCAGTGGAGAGCCTTAGTCTTCCTGACGAGATCTGCCAGGCGCTCGACGATGTGTCGGCGCCCGTGCACCGCTATCCGGATCACGACTGGAGCACCTTGTGACCGACCCCTCCGCGGCCACCCCGCCGCCCGACCCCGCCGAGGCCCCCGCCGACGGCACGGCACCGGACACCGTCCCGGACGGCGAGCCGGGGCCCGGCGCGAGCGGCACGGAGGAGACCGGGACGGAGGAGCGGGAGACCGGTACGGGGGAGCCGGATGCCGGTTCGGTCGAGGCCGGTACGGACGAAGCTGGTGAGGAAGAGGCCGGTACCGGGGCGGAAGAGGCTCCCGACGAGGCGGCCGGGTCCGGCGACGGCGCCGCTGCCGGGGACGCGTCCTCGGGCGGCGAGGCCGCAAGCGGCGAAGCGGCGGCCGAGCTGAGCGAGGCGCAGGCGGAGCTGGCCGCGCAGCGGGAGCTGCGGGCCAGGATCGAACAGCGGAAGGCCGAGCGGAGCGCGCCCGTCGAGGCCGGCACGAAGCTGAGCGGGACGGCCGCGGACCTGCTGGCGGCGGTACGGGCCGTGGAGAGCGGCGCGCGACCGGCCGCGGTCCCGCGCGTCGAGGAGCCCGCCCCGGCCCGGCCGGCACCGGCCGCCGCGGCACCCGAGCGCACGGTACGCCCGCCCGCGCCCGCGGCCCCCACGGTGACCGAGGAGACGACCACGGCCGTCCGCCAGGTCCTCGCGCGCGGTGGCGCCCCGGAGACCCTGGCCCCGCAGGTGGCGGCCGTACTCGGCGAGGGCGCCGCCCGTGCCCTCGCCGACGACCCGTGGCAGCTGCTGGCCGTCCCCGGAGTGCGCGCCGAGCAGGCCGACGGATTCGCCCGCGCCCTGCTCGGCGCGGAGTGCGGCCCGGCCGACCCGCGCCGCGCGGTGGCGCTCACCGCCTGGCTCCTGGAGCAGGCGGCCCGGCAGGGCCACACGGCCCTGGAGATCGGAGCCGTACGGGAAGGACTCACCCGGCTGTCGGTGCCCGAGCCCGACAAGGCGGTCGACCTCGCCGTGTCCGAGGCCGCGGTCCTGGTCTTCCAAGAGGAGAACGAGCCGGAAGACGACACGGAGGACGCCGACGGGGCCCAGGCGGCCGAGGAAGGCCAGGGGCAGCCGCCGCGGCCCGAGGCGCCGGTGCTGCTGGGTCTCGAACGGTTCGCGCTCGCGGAGGAGAGCCTGGCCGACGGGCTCGCGCGGCTGGTCCGCACGGTCCACCCCGCCTCGTGGGACGGCCCCGAGCTGGCCCGCGCGGCCGGCACGCACGGACTGGTCCTGCACACCGGCGGCGAGGCGGCCCGCGCCGAACCGGCCGCGCTGGCCGGCGAGGCACGCGCGCGGGGCCTGCGGGTGGCGCTCGCGGCGCACACCGCGCGCGACGGCGCCGTACCGGTGGCCGCGCTGCTGTCCGGCGCCGCGGGTCCCGGCCGGGACGCCGAAGGGGCGCTGGCCCTGGACCTGCTCGTCGTCCTGGACGCGCCGCAGCTCGGCCTGGAGCCGGCCGCGGCCCTCGTCGAGGCGCTGCCCGACGGCTGCCGGCTCGTCCTCAGCGGCGACCCCCACGTGCTGGGCGCGGCGGGCCCGGGCCGGGTCTTCGCCGACCTGCTCGCCGCCCGTATCGCGCCGGTGATCGCCTCCCGTACGCCCGACCCGGGCCCGATCGGCGAGCTGGTCTCGGGCATCGGCATCGGCGAGCTGAACCAGGTCGCGGCTCCGGGCAAGGAGGTCGTGATCGTCCCGGTGCGGGACGCGGGCGAGGCGGTGCACCGCACCGTGCAGCTGGTCGCGGACTCGATCCCGCGGGCCATCGGGGTGCCGACCGAACACACCCAGGTGATCACGGTCGGGCACGGCGGCTCCGCCGGCACCCGTGCCCTGAACGCGGCCCTCAAGCAGCGGCTCAACCCGGGCCCGGGCCGGTTCGGCGGCTTCGACCCGGGCGACCGGGCGGCCCACTCCCCCGCGCCCGGCCGGACGGTGACCGGCACGGTCGTCTCGGCCGACGCCGAGGGCCTGCACCTGGACTGCGGCGGCACGCGGGTCGTCGTACCGAAGGAGCGGGTGGAATCGGAGCTGCGGCACGGCTGGGCGCTGACCGCGCACCAGGCGGCCGGGGCCCGCTGGCCGGCCGCGGTCGTGGTGCTGCCCGGGGACGCCGCCGGGGGCCTGAGCCGGCCGTGGGTCTACACGGCGTTCGGGCGGGCCGAGCGGCATCTGTCGGTGGTCCACGGTGTGGATCAGGCCCTGCCGCGCGCGGTCGCCGAAGGCGTGGCCCCGGAGCGGACGACCCGGCTGCGGCCCCTCCTCGACGCCCTGCTCGCGGACGACGACGAGGCTTAGGACCCCGTACGCGGACGGCGAAAGGCCCTCCCGGGCGCGGCGCGCTCGGGAGGGCCTTTTCGTGTGCGGTCGTTCGTCAGACCCGGCCTGGCGTCAGACCCGGCGTACCGGGACCGGTCCCTCCGACTCGTCGTCGATCACGTCGTCGTGATCGTCGTCACCGTCGTCGTGATCGTCGTCACCGTCGTCGTGATCGTCGTCACCGTCGTCGTGATCGTCGTCACCGTCGTCATGGTCGTCGTGGTCGTCGTCGTCCTCGTCGAAGACGGCGCTGATGTCGAAGCGGCAGACGATCCGCTCCGGATCCACGCGGTCGAAGGGGGTGCTCAGCCACTCCCCCGGTTCGGGCAGGTCCTCGGCGGCCTCGACCCAGAGGGTGGAGTCCCCCTCCTCCAGACCGAAGTCCGTGTGCCGGGAAGCGATTTCGTCAGGTTCGTACTCGCCGAAGAGAACGCCGAGCGCCGCGTGGGTGGTGACCGGCTCCTCCTCCCGGTCGAGGTCGGTGACCCGCCGGGCCTGGGCGATGAGGCGCTGCGGCTCCACCACGGCGTAGTCCCGTCGGATCAGCACGCTCAGCGCGTGCGGCTCCTCCGGTCCCGCGTAGGGCGGCAGGGAGTCGTCGACATCGGGGATCTCGAAGGGAGTGACCTCGTCGTGCCGGTCGTAGAGGAGTTCGTCGTAGGCCTCCGCCGCTGCCGCGAGCGCGTTGAACGCCTCGTAGACGGCCGGGTCGTCCTGCCCCGTGCGGCGTTCGACCGCAGCGAGGTGACGGTCCAGTGCGGCTTTGACCGCCTCGGCGGCGGCGCGTACCTCGGCAGCGGTGGGCTGCGCAGCATCAGACATAGGACAGACGCTATCCGTACCTGGCCCTTGGCCGCACAATAGATGCGATGCCGGAATACGAATTTGTCGACGTGTACGTGCCGCGCGGCGTCTCCCGCAAGGAGACGACGCGGCTTCTGACCGACCATGCCGAGTACGGGCACTGGGAGTTGGACCGCCTGAGCCTGCGCCGGGACGGCAGTCGAAGAGTACGGCTGAAGCGACGCATCATCCGTCAGATCCGCGCCACCTGGTGACATGAGGAAGGGGCCCGCCACGGGGCCCCTTCCATTTTCGTGTACGGCCTTCCCGTACGCCACCGGCCGCGGCCGCCGTCGCCGCGACCGGTTTCCGTCCGCTACGCGGCGCGGCGGGCCCGGCGGTAGAGCACGGCGCCCGCGAGGAGCATGCCCGCACCGACGGGGAGAACGAGCCCGAGCGGCGCGGCGCCGGTCTGGGCCAGCTCCTCGACGGGGCGGTCCGGGGTGTGCGTCACCGGGGTGTTCGGGTGGTGGGGCGTGCCGGGGTGCGCGGGAGGCGTACCCGGGTGCGCCGGGGTCCCCGGGTGCGCCGGTGTGGTCGGCGTCTCGGGAGTCACCGGGGTGGTGGGGCGCTCCGGGGTCGTCGGCACGGCGCCGTTGGCGCAGTTGTTGCCGCCGACGGGGTTCAGGAGGCCGACGCCGGTGACGTTGTTCCCGCAGACGTTCACGGGGACGTCGACCGGCACCTGGACGTTGTTGCCGGAGCCCACGCCCGGCGAGTTCGAGGCGCCTCCTTCGGCGGTGGCGCCGGAGCCGCCGTGGCCGCCCGAACCGCCCTTGTTGACACACGTGTTGCCCATCGCCGGGTTGAGCAGCCCGACGACGTTGACGGTGTTGCCACAGAGGTTGACCGGCACGTGGACCGGCACCTGGACGTTGTTGCCGGACGCGACGCCCGGCGAACCGGACGCCACGCCGTGTGCGCCCGCGTCGGCCTGGGCGTAGCCGCCTCCGAGGGCGAGCACGCCGCCCGCCGCGGCGACGGTGACGAGGCTCTTACGGGAGATGCGCGTGATGCGTGTGACCTGTCGCATTGCTGTGTGACCTGCTTCCATGCCTGCTCGGCTCGACGAAGATAACCACCGGCCCCGGAGTGCATGGCACGCATTCCGGGGCCGGCCTGGCTCAGACCCCCGAGGGGTCGAGGCTCAACGTCAGGCGTTGATGCAGGTGTTGCCGAAGGCGGGGTTCAGCAGCCCGATCACGTTGATCGTGTTGCCGCAGGCGTTCACGGGGATGTGGACCGGCACCTGGATGACGTTGCCCGAGACCACGCCGGGGGAACCGATGGCGGCACCCTGGGCACCCGCGTCGGCAACGGCCATGCCCGCGCCCGCGAGAACGAGACCGCCGGTGGCAGCCGCAGCAGCGACGACCTTCTTGATCATTCTTCCTCCTTGTTGGCAGTGCGGCCCCAGCCGCGGACCGCACCACCTGTAACGAGGAGGGTGAGGGAGGGCTACGAGCCCCGCAGGTCATTCACTCTTTTCGGGCATGCCCGTACGCGCGGTCGATTCCGGCGGCCTTCGGGCGGC contains the following coding sequences:
- a CDS encoding hypothetical protein (Hypothetical protein XNR_5155 [Streptomyces albus J1074];~identified by MetaGeneAnnotator; putative) — protein: MSDAAQPTAAEVRAAAEAVKAALDRHLAAVERRTGQDDPAVYEAFNALAAAAEAYDELLYDRHDEVTPFEIPDVDDSLPPYAGPEEPHALSVLIRRDYAVVEPQRLIAQARRVTDLDREEEPVTTHAALGVLFGEYEPDEIASRHTDFGLEEGDSTLWVEAAEDLPEPGEWLSTPFDRVDPERIVCRFDISAVFDEDDDDHDDHDDGDDDHDDGDDDHDDGDDDHDDGDDDHDDVIDDESEGPVPVRRV
- a CDS encoding chaplin (Small secreted domain (DUF320); pfam03777;~chaplin [Streptomyces griseus subsp. griseus NBRC13350];~identified by MetaGeneAnnotator; putative) — encoded protein: MRQVTRITRISRKSLVTVAAAGGVLALGGGYAQADAGAHGVASGSPGVASGNNVQVPVHVPVNLCGNTVNVVGLLNPAMGNTCVNKGGSGGHGGSGATAEGGASNSPGVGSGNNVQVPVDVPVNVCGNNVTGVGLLNPVGGNNCANGAVPTTPERPTTPVTPETPTTPAHPGTPAHPGTPPAHPGTPHHPNTPVTHTPDRPVEELAQTGAAPLGLVLPVGAGMLLAGAVLYRRARRAA
- a CDS encoding hypothetical protein (Small secreted domain (DUF320); pfam03777;~identified by MetaGeneAnnotator; putative;~predicted protein [Streptomyces viridochromogenes DSM40736]); amino-acid sequence: MIKKVVAAAAATGGLVLAGAGMAVADAGAQGAAIGSPGVVSGNVIQVPVHIPVNACGNTINVIGLLNPAFGNTCINA
- a CDS encoding recD DNA helicase yrrC (Family description; pfam13538;~RecD DNA helicase YrrC [Streptomyces venezuelae ATCC10712];~identified by MetaGeneAnnotator; putative) translates to MTDPSAATPPPDPAEAPADGTAPDTVPDGEPGPGASGTEETGTEERETGTGEPDAGSVEAGTDEAGEEEAGTGAEEAPDEAAGSGDGAAAGDASSGGEAASGEAAAELSEAQAELAAQRELRARIEQRKAERSAPVEAGTKLSGTAADLLAAVRAVESGARPAAVPRVEEPAPARPAPAAAAPERTVRPPAPAAPTVTEETTTAVRQVLARGGAPETLAPQVAAVLGEGAARALADDPWQLLAVPGVRAEQADGFARALLGAECGPADPRRAVALTAWLLEQAARQGHTALEIGAVREGLTRLSVPEPDKAVDLAVSEAAVLVFQEENEPEDDTEDADGAQAAEEGQGQPPRPEAPVLLGLERFALAEESLADGLARLVRTVHPASWDGPELARAAGTHGLVLHTGGEAARAEPAALAGEARARGLRVALAAHTARDGAVPVAALLSGAAGPGRDAEGALALDLLVVLDAPQLGLEPAAALVEALPDGCRLVLSGDPHVLGAAGPGRVFADLLAARIAPVIASRTPDPGPIGELVSGIGIGELNQVAAPGKEVVIVPVRDAGEAVHRTVQLVADSIPRAIGVPTEHTQVITVGHGGSAGTRALNAALKQRLNPGPGRFGGFDPGDRAAHSPAPGRTVTGTVVSADAEGLHLDCGGTRVVVPKERVESELRHGWALTAHQAAGARWPAAVVVLPGDAAGGLSRPWVYTAFGRAERHLSVVHGVDQALPRAVAEGVAPERTTRLRPLLDALLADDDEA
- a CDS encoding hypothetical protein (identified by MetaGeneAnnotator; putative;~predicted protein [Streptomyces roseosporus NRRL15998]), with amino-acid sequence MPEYEFVDVYVPRGVSRKETTRLLTDHAEYGHWELDRLSLRRDGSRRVRLKRRIIRQIRATW